In a single window of the Bradyrhizobium erythrophlei genome:
- a CDS encoding ROK family protein → MAEDTLTTSGIGRHGAIRLPSVDVDSFNIELKDDDGFLGDRASKGAFRKILDALRKPLKKNGEDPLGSKSAEAIAKSTLDEALVGDDIHAAALVHGAIEEFAQELAYVTQRFLKTKAWADTERIVVGGGFRQSRVGELAIARTDIILKGEDFKVDLVPIRFDPDEAGLIGCLHLAPSWIFEAHDSILAVDIGGTNIRCGVVETRWKKAPDLSKAAVWKSELWRHANDEPTREGAVKRLVKMLKSLIEAADAEGLRLAPFIGIACPGVINEDGSIEKGAQNLPGNWESSKFNLPASLVEAIPQIGDHDTAVLMHNDGVAQGLSEVPFMQDVEHWGVLTIGTGLGNARFTNRRKDKDKDNDKDDKKDKDEKKDRKNKD, encoded by the coding sequence ACACACTGACGACCTCCGGCATCGGCAGGCACGGCGCAATTCGCTTGCCTTCGGTGGACGTGGACAGTTTCAATATCGAATTGAAGGATGACGACGGCTTTCTGGGCGACCGCGCCAGCAAGGGCGCGTTCCGCAAAATCCTGGACGCGTTGCGTAAGCCGCTGAAGAAGAACGGTGAGGATCCCCTCGGCAGCAAATCCGCCGAGGCCATCGCCAAAAGCACGCTCGACGAGGCTTTGGTGGGCGACGACATCCACGCCGCCGCGCTGGTGCATGGAGCGATCGAGGAATTCGCCCAGGAATTGGCCTATGTGACGCAGCGGTTCCTCAAGACCAAGGCGTGGGCCGATACCGAACGCATCGTGGTCGGCGGCGGCTTTCGCCAGAGCCGGGTCGGCGAACTCGCCATCGCGCGCACCGATATCATTCTCAAAGGCGAAGACTTCAAGGTCGATCTGGTGCCGATCCGCTTCGATCCCGATGAGGCCGGCCTGATCGGCTGCCTGCATCTGGCGCCCTCATGGATCTTCGAAGCCCATGACAGCATCCTCGCGGTCGATATCGGCGGCACCAACATCCGCTGCGGCGTGGTCGAGACCCGCTGGAAGAAAGCGCCCGACCTGTCGAAGGCAGCGGTCTGGAAGTCCGAACTCTGGCGCCATGCCAATGACGAGCCGACCCGGGAAGGCGCGGTCAAGCGTCTGGTCAAGATGCTGAAAAGCCTGATTGAAGCGGCCGATGCCGAGGGCTTAAGGCTCGCGCCGTTCATCGGGATCGCCTGTCCGGGCGTGATCAACGAGGATGGTTCGATCGAGAAGGGCGCGCAGAACCTGCCGGGCAACTGGGAAAGCAGCAAGTTCAACCTGCCGGCGAGCCTGGTCGAGGCGATCCCGCAGATCGGCGATCACGATACCGCGGTGCTGATGCACAATGACGGCGTGGCGCAGGGCCTTTCCGAGGTGCCGTTCATGCAGGACGTCGAGCACTGGGGCGTGCTGACCATCGGTACCGGGCTCGGCAATGCGCGCTTTACCAATCGCCGGAAGGACAAGGATAAAGACAATGACAAGGACGACAAAAAGGACAAAGATGAGAAGAAAGACAGGAAAAACAAGGATTGA
- the pqqA gene encoding pyrroloquinoline quinone precursor peptide PqqA, with protein sequence MTWKTPKIVEVPVGMEINMYACAARK encoded by the coding sequence ATGACCTGGAAGACCCCTAAAATTGTCGAAGTACCAGTAGGCATGGAAATCAACATGTACGCCTGCGCTGCGCGCAAATAG
- a CDS encoding helix-turn-helix domain-containing protein, whose translation MSDTVRSLTTSGLAPKKQIQCWSDALTDLCGQFDIDPLEASSFEGRINYTTVSKLKLCQIEASQHRLAHIASGAKPGGHPFVKIHFQTYGISHFEQGGRRIELMPGDCLAYDVSCPHTIVSSTQTRHEVVIVPRELLQERGFRLAKMSACKLSARTGTGRIAYNFVHAAFDEATKLSPNNAIGVADSLIDLLLLPLRDPDATFNRVGPEAMYVRAQFFIREHLRDPDLSIDQISAALNCTKRYLHMLFSDRGTTISDYIQHARLQNCRQELETQAGKTITDVAFSWGFSSSSHFSRVFRKYFGVVPSAIHKAQHGGLLQNFPCE comes from the coding sequence ATGTCCGACACGGTCCGCTCACTTACCACTTCCGGATTAGCGCCGAAGAAGCAGATCCAATGTTGGTCAGATGCACTGACCGATCTTTGCGGCCAGTTCGACATCGATCCGCTGGAGGCGTCGTCTTTCGAAGGTCGGATCAACTACACGACGGTTTCGAAGCTAAAGCTCTGTCAGATCGAGGCGAGCCAGCATCGGCTTGCGCATATCGCTTCAGGCGCAAAACCGGGCGGTCATCCGTTCGTCAAAATACATTTTCAGACTTACGGGATTTCGCATTTCGAGCAGGGTGGCCGCCGCATCGAGCTGATGCCCGGCGACTGTCTCGCCTACGATGTATCCTGTCCGCACACGATAGTCAGCTCGACGCAGACGCGACACGAGGTTGTCATCGTGCCGAGGGAACTGCTGCAGGAACGCGGCTTCCGCTTGGCGAAGATGTCGGCGTGCAAACTCTCGGCCCGCACCGGAACCGGCCGGATCGCCTATAACTTTGTCCATGCCGCGTTCGACGAAGCGACCAAGCTGTCGCCGAACAATGCGATCGGGGTAGCTGATTCGCTGATTGATCTCCTGCTGTTGCCACTCCGCGACCCCGACGCGACGTTCAATCGTGTCGGACCCGAGGCGATGTATGTCCGGGCGCAGTTCTTCATCCGCGAACATCTGCGCGACCCGGATCTTTCGATCGACCAGATCTCGGCGGCATTGAACTGCACCAAGCGCTATCTGCACATGTTGTTCAGCGACAGGGGCACCACCATCAGCGACTATATCCAGCACGCAAGATTGCAGAATTGCCGTCAGGAGCTGGAGACCCAGGCCGGAAAAACCATCACGGACGTCGCATTTTCGTGGGGCTTTTCGAGTTCATCACACTTCAGCCGCGTATTCCGGAAGTATTTCGGAGTTGTTCCGTCTGCGATTCACAAAGCGCAGCACGGCGGTCTGTTGCAGAACTTTCCTTGCGAATAG
- a CDS encoding methanol/ethanol family PQQ-dependent dehydrogenase translates to MRRVLFATGLGLIALHVFAARADEALDKAAKDPKQWAMQQGDNANTRYSKLNQITSSNVKKLQVAWTFSTGVLRGHEGGPLVIGDVMYVHTPFPNTVYALDLNNEGKILWKYEPRQDPNVIPIMCCDTVNRGVAYADGKIFLHQADTTLVALDAKTGTPVWSVMDGEAGKGQSGTDAPFIFKDKVLVGVSGGEFGVRGWVSAYNIKDGKLVWRGYSEGPDSDTLIDPDKTTSLGKPVGPDSSTSTWQGDQWKIGGGATWGWYSYDPELNLVYYGSGNPSTWNPVQRPGDNRWSMSIWARDLDTGKVKWIYQMTPHDEWDFDGVNEMILTDQTIGGTPRKLLTHFDRNGFGYTLDRATGELLVAQKFDPVVNWATKVDMDKSSKTYGRPLVVDAYSTQHNGEDTNSKGICPAALGTKDEQPAAYSPETQLFYVPTNHVCMDYEPYKVAYTAGQAYVGAAVAMYPPKGDSNMGNFIAWDGKTGKIVWSNKEQFSAWGGALATAGNVVFYGTLEGYLKAVDAKTGKELYKFKTPSGIIGNVMTYEHGGKQYIAVLSGVGGWAGIGLAAGLLQPENAAAWHGAVDQGKLPTKDKTVDTAGLGAVGGYAGLASYTSLGGTLTVFALPSE, encoded by the coding sequence ATGCGCAGGGTGCTATTCGCTACCGGCCTTGGCCTCATTGCTTTACACGTATTTGCGGCACGCGCCGACGAAGCGCTGGACAAGGCCGCCAAGGACCCCAAGCAATGGGCGATGCAGCAAGGCGACAACGCCAATACGCGCTATTCCAAGCTCAATCAGATCACCTCATCCAACGTCAAGAAGCTGCAGGTCGCCTGGACGTTTTCAACCGGCGTGCTGCGCGGTCACGAAGGCGGACCGCTGGTGATTGGCGACGTGATGTATGTCCACACGCCGTTTCCAAATACGGTGTATGCGCTTGACCTGAACAATGAAGGCAAGATCCTCTGGAAGTATGAACCGCGGCAGGATCCCAACGTCATCCCGATCATGTGCTGCGACACCGTCAATCGCGGCGTTGCCTATGCCGACGGCAAGATCTTCCTGCATCAGGCCGATACCACGCTGGTCGCGCTCGACGCCAAGACTGGAACGCCGGTCTGGTCGGTGATGGACGGCGAGGCCGGCAAGGGCCAGTCCGGTACCGACGCGCCGTTCATATTCAAGGACAAGGTTCTGGTCGGCGTTTCCGGCGGCGAATTCGGCGTTCGCGGCTGGGTCAGCGCTTACAACATCAAGGACGGCAAGCTGGTCTGGCGCGGCTATTCGGAAGGGCCGGACTCCGACACGCTGATCGATCCGGACAAGACGACGTCGCTCGGCAAGCCGGTCGGGCCTGATTCATCGACCTCCACCTGGCAGGGCGATCAATGGAAGATCGGCGGCGGCGCCACATGGGGCTGGTACTCCTACGATCCCGAGTTGAACCTCGTCTATTACGGTTCGGGCAATCCCTCGACCTGGAACCCGGTGCAACGCCCCGGTGACAACAGGTGGTCGATGTCGATCTGGGCGCGCGACCTCGATACCGGCAAGGTCAAATGGATCTACCAGATGACCCCGCACGACGAATGGGACTTCGACGGCGTCAACGAAATGATCCTCACCGATCAGACCATCGGCGGCACCCCGAGGAAGCTGCTGACCCATTTCGACCGCAACGGCTTCGGCTACACGCTCGATCGGGCGACCGGCGAATTGCTGGTCGCGCAGAAATTCGATCCGGTGGTGAACTGGGCGACCAAGGTCGACATGGACAAGTCGTCCAAGACCTACGGCCGGCCGCTGGTCGTCGACGCCTATTCGACCCAGCATAACGGCGAAGACACCAACTCGAAGGGCATCTGCCCGGCGGCACTCGGCACCAAGGACGAACAACCGGCCGCCTATAGCCCGGAGACGCAACTGTTCTACGTGCCGACCAACCATGTCTGCATGGACTATGAGCCCTACAAGGTCGCCTACACGGCCGGTCAGGCCTATGTCGGTGCCGCCGTGGCGATGTATCCGCCCAAAGGCGACAGCAACATGGGCAATTTCATCGCCTGGGACGGCAAGACCGGCAAGATCGTGTGGTCCAACAAGGAGCAGTTCTCCGCCTGGGGCGGCGCCTTGGCAACCGCCGGCAACGTGGTCTTCTACGGCACGCTGGAGGGCTATCTGAAGGCGGTCGATGCCAAGACCGGCAAGGAACTCTACAAGTTCAAGACCCCGTCCGGCATCATCGGCAACGTCATGACCTACGAGCACGGCGGCAAGCAATACATTGCCGTGCTTTCCGGCGTCGGCGGCTGGGCCGGCATCGGCCTGGCGGCCGGTCTGCTGCAGCCTGAAAACGCCGCCGCCTGGCATGGCGCCGTCGACCAGGGCAAGTTGCCGACCAAGGACAAGACCGTCGACACCGCGGGCCTCGGCGCCGTCGGCGGCTATGCGGGCCTGGCGTCCTATACATCGCTGGGCGGGACGTTGACGGTATTCGCCTTGCCGAGCGAATAG
- a CDS encoding c-type cytochrome, methanol metabolism-related: MTINHWKFALVILAGAFAGTAAHADGSGDPAVASSDNGKYADKDGNPTYKISPDGTVDWYTFSGFRRYHSDCHVCHGPNGEGSSYAPALANSLKTLSYADFVNIVTNGRKNVDAANDKVMPSFATNVNVMCYMDDIYVYLRARANDAIPGGRPPSHEDKPEAAKQAEDSCTGIK; encoded by the coding sequence GTGACGATCAATCACTGGAAATTCGCGCTCGTTATCCTGGCGGGCGCCTTCGCCGGCACGGCCGCCCATGCTGACGGGTCGGGCGATCCGGCGGTGGCTTCATCCGACAATGGCAAGTATGCGGACAAGGACGGCAACCCGACCTACAAAATCAGTCCGGACGGAACCGTCGACTGGTACACGTTCTCCGGCTTCCGCCGCTATCATTCCGACTGCCATGTTTGTCATGGGCCCAACGGCGAGGGATCGAGCTACGCGCCGGCACTGGCGAATTCACTGAAGACGCTGAGCTACGCCGACTTCGTCAATATCGTCACCAACGGCCGCAAGAACGTCGACGCCGCCAACGACAAGGTGATGCCGTCGTTCGCGACCAACGTCAACGTGATGTGCTACATGGACGACATCTACGTGTATCTGCGCGCCCGCGCCAACGATGCCATTCCGGGCGGCCGTCCGCCCAGCCACGAAGACAAACCGGAAGCGGCCAAGCAGGCCGAGGACAGCTGTACGGGGATCAAATGA
- a CDS encoding S-(hydroxymethyl)glutathione dehydrogenase/class III alcohol dehydrogenase, with protein MKTRAAVAFQAKKPLEIVEIDLEGPKAGEVLVEIKATGICHTDAYTLDGFDSEGIFPSILGHEGAGIVREVGAGVTSVKPGDHVIPLYTPECRQCKSCLSQKTNLCTAIRATQGKGLMPDGTSRFSYKGQPVFHYMGCSTFSNFTVLPEIAVAKIREDAPFDKSCYIGCGVTTGVGAVVNTAKVTPGANVVVFGLGGIGLNVIQGARMVGADKIVGVDLNDSKEEWGRRFGMTHFVNPKKIDGDIVQHLVTLTDGGADYTFDCTGNTTVMRQALEACHRGWGVSVVIGVAESGKEIATRPFQLVTGRVWKGTAFGGARGRTDVPKIVDWYMTGKIQIDPMITHVLKLDEINKGFDLMHEGKSIRSVVVF; from the coding sequence ATGAAGACACGTGCCGCTGTCGCGTTCCAGGCAAAGAAGCCGCTTGAAATCGTCGAGATCGATCTGGAGGGCCCCAAGGCCGGCGAAGTCCTTGTCGAGATCAAGGCGACGGGAATTTGCCACACCGATGCCTATACGCTCGACGGATTCGACAGCGAGGGAATTTTCCCCTCGATCCTCGGCCACGAGGGTGCCGGCATCGTCCGGGAGGTGGGAGCCGGCGTCACTTCGGTCAAGCCGGGCGATCATGTGATCCCGCTTTACACGCCCGAATGCCGCCAGTGCAAAAGCTGTCTCAGCCAAAAGACCAACCTGTGCACCGCCATCCGCGCGACGCAGGGCAAGGGCCTGATGCCCGACGGCACGTCGCGCTTCAGCTACAAGGGCCAGCCGGTGTTCCACTACATGGGCTGCTCGACCTTCTCGAATTTCACCGTGCTGCCGGAGATCGCCGTCGCCAAGATCCGCGAGGACGCGCCGTTCGACAAGAGCTGCTATATCGGCTGCGGCGTCACCACGGGTGTCGGCGCGGTGGTGAATACGGCCAAGGTCACGCCGGGCGCCAACGTGGTCGTGTTCGGGCTCGGCGGCATCGGGCTCAACGTCATCCAGGGCGCGCGGATGGTCGGCGCCGACAAGATCGTCGGGGTCGATCTCAATGACTCCAAGGAGGAATGGGGCCGCCGCTTCGGCATGACCCATTTCGTCAATCCGAAAAAGATCGACGGCGATATCGTCCAGCACCTCGTCACGCTGACCGACGGCGGCGCCGACTACACCTTCGACTGCACCGGCAATACCACCGTGATGCGCCAGGCGCTGGAAGCCTGTCATCGCGGCTGGGGCGTCTCGGTCGTGATCGGGGTAGCGGAATCCGGCAAGGAAATTGCCACCCGGCCATTCCAGCTCGTGACCGGCCGGGTCTGGAAGGGCACGGCGTTCGGCGGCGCCCGCGGCCGGACCGATGTTCCGAAGATCGTCGACTGGTACATGACCGGGAAGATCCAGATCGATCCGATGATTACCCATGTCCTCAAGCTGGACGAGATCAACAAGGGGTTCGACTTGATGCATGAAGGCAAGTCGATCCGTTCGGTCGTCGTGTTCTAA
- the gfa gene encoding S-(hydroxymethyl)glutathione synthase, translating into MTVHIHPSVDSGVKKGSGSFAGGTLVCKCKDKQVKVGIKGDVAHNHACGCTKCWKPDGAIFSVVAVVPRDNVTVLENGDKLHIIDASATIQRHACKGCGTHMYGRIENKAHPFYGLDFIHPELFQETGSAAPGFAAFVSSVIESGVDPAEMDGIRSRLREIGLEPYDCLSPALMDAIATHVAKAKAKAA; encoded by the coding sequence ATGACCGTTCATATCCACCCATCGGTTGACAGCGGAGTCAAGAAGGGTTCAGGCAGCTTTGCCGGCGGAACCCTGGTCTGCAAATGCAAGGACAAGCAGGTCAAGGTCGGCATCAAGGGCGACGTCGCCCACAACCATGCCTGCGGCTGCACCAAGTGCTGGAAGCCGGACGGGGCGATCTTTTCGGTGGTCGCCGTGGTGCCGCGGGACAACGTGACCGTTCTCGAGAACGGCGACAAGCTTCACATCATCGATGCCTCGGCGACGATCCAGCGGCATGCCTGCAAGGGTTGCGGCACGCATATGTACGGCCGGATCGAGAACAAGGCGCATCCGTTCTACGGACTGGACTTCATCCACCCCGAACTGTTCCAGGAAACCGGCTCTGCCGCTCCGGGATTTGCCGCGTTTGTGTCATCGGTGATCGAGTCCGGCGTCGACCCCGCAGAGATGGACGGCATCCGCTCGCGTCTTAGGGAAATCGGACTGGAACCCTATGATTGCTTGTCGCCAGCCCTGATGGATGCGATCGCCACCCACGTGGCGAAAGCAAAAGCCAAGGCGGCCTGA
- a CDS encoding LysR family transcriptional regulator — MEAEGGLELTNSFVVVAEELNFRRSAERLNIDQSALTRRIQKLEHILGFALFERTTREVSLTPAGRTFYEENAKLLQGYARAVGAARLVAEGKTGILRLAYMAFAATELMPHAVSHYRRLYPHVEMNLRYMRTQGQKVALAQDEVDIGYMIGPFDHADFQSLRLAADPLYVVTPLNHRLARLREISPTDLAGEDLILGDMIEWEAYRWRLNDMFSAEGIAMNVRLEASNTLALLGLVAAGLGVTIYPKSLIGFLGRNVEVRPINHPAFRIQTVLVWKRTNRSKTVRSFVEVTKKRPVQPA, encoded by the coding sequence ATGGAAGCTGAAGGAGGTCTTGAGCTCACGAACTCCTTTGTGGTCGTGGCGGAAGAGCTTAACTTTCGCCGCAGCGCAGAGCGGTTGAATATCGATCAGTCGGCTCTGACACGCCGCATCCAAAAGCTGGAACATATCCTGGGATTCGCACTGTTCGAGCGGACCACGCGCGAAGTATCGCTTACGCCGGCAGGACGAACTTTCTACGAGGAAAATGCGAAACTGCTGCAGGGCTACGCGCGCGCTGTGGGTGCAGCGAGGCTGGTGGCGGAAGGCAAGACTGGCATTTTGCGTCTCGCCTACATGGCCTTCGCCGCGACGGAATTGATGCCTCACGCAGTGTCGCATTACAGGCGGCTCTATCCGCATGTCGAAATGAATTTGCGCTACATGCGCACCCAGGGACAGAAGGTGGCTCTGGCACAGGATGAAGTCGATATCGGCTACATGATCGGGCCTTTCGACCACGCTGACTTTCAAAGCCTCAGACTGGCGGCAGATCCTCTTTATGTCGTGACCCCTCTAAATCATCGGCTTGCGCGATTGCGCGAGATAAGTCCAACAGACCTCGCCGGGGAGGATCTGATCCTGGGTGACATGATTGAGTGGGAGGCCTATCGCTGGCGACTCAACGACATGTTTTCCGCGGAAGGGATCGCCATGAATGTCCGCCTGGAGGCGTCGAACACGTTGGCATTGCTTGGACTGGTAGCCGCGGGGCTTGGTGTAACCATATATCCAAAGAGCCTCATCGGCTTTCTGGGACGCAATGTAGAAGTGCGTCCGATCAATCATCCGGCCTTTCGAATACAAACCGTACTGGTATGGAAGAGGACCAACAGGTCCAAGACCGTCCGGAGCTTCGTCGAGGTGACAAAGAAACGGCCCGTTCAGCCAGCGTAA
- a CDS encoding isochorismatase family protein, translating to MSDIDNRELNRMLQQAFDASTKIYQERGFQRRIGFGRRPALVSVDLANAWTRPGNPFTCDQEAMDNELIPGMQRLLKACRANGHPVIHVTTAYEITDRNSPFTDMGLWHCKIPIEVVNLKDKDLWAIDSRIAPVDGEYTLLKKRASAFHGTGLAGTLRAAGIDTILVTGVTATACVRTTICDGLADGFRTIAVRECIGDRVPGAVAWNLYDIDAKFADVHSVDECVNYLNTVGAAPMAAE from the coding sequence ATGAGCGACATAGATAACAGGGAACTCAATCGCATGCTCCAGCAGGCGTTCGACGCGTCGACAAAGATTTATCAGGAGCGCGGCTTCCAGCGTCGCATCGGGTTTGGCAGGCGTCCGGCGCTGGTCAGTGTCGATCTCGCAAACGCATGGACGCGCCCGGGCAATCCCTTCACCTGTGATCAGGAGGCGATGGACAACGAACTAATTCCGGGCATGCAGCGCCTGCTCAAGGCTTGCCGCGCCAACGGCCATCCGGTGATCCATGTGACCACCGCCTACGAAATTACCGACCGCAACTCGCCGTTCACGGACATGGGCCTATGGCATTGCAAGATTCCGATCGAGGTCGTCAATCTCAAGGACAAGGACCTCTGGGCGATCGACTCGCGCATCGCGCCGGTGGACGGCGAATATACTTTGCTGAAGAAGCGGGCCAGTGCGTTCCACGGTACGGGCCTTGCGGGTACTTTGCGCGCTGCCGGCATCGATACCATCCTTGTCACCGGCGTCACAGCGACGGCCTGCGTCCGCACCACCATCTGTGACGGGCTCGCCGACGGTTTTCGCACGATTGCCGTCCGCGAGTGCATCGGAGACCGCGTGCCCGGCGCGGTGGCCTGGAATCTATATGACATCGATGCCAAATTTGCCGACGTTCACAGTGTCGACGAATGCGTCAACTACCTCAACACGGTCGGAGCTGCGCCCATGGCGGCGGAATGA
- a CDS encoding GNAT family N-acetyltransferase: MTIRPVTTKDEAAVWSIIEPIVRAGETYALPVEMTETDALRYWTGSDRETFIAEENGSILGTYYIRANQSGGGSHVANCGYMTHVSAQGRGIARRMCEHSLDYARERGFRAMQFNFVVSTNEQAVRLWQSLGFDIVGRLQLAFRRPSGSYVDAFVMFRAL, encoded by the coding sequence CTGACGATCAGACCTGTAACGACGAAAGATGAAGCGGCCGTCTGGTCGATCATCGAACCCATAGTCAGAGCCGGAGAGACGTACGCCCTCCCCGTTGAGATGACGGAGACTGACGCCCTGCGTTATTGGACGGGGTCGGACCGAGAGACCTTCATCGCGGAAGAGAACGGCAGCATACTTGGCACCTACTACATCCGCGCGAACCAGTCCGGCGGGGGCAGTCATGTGGCCAACTGCGGCTACATGACACACGTGTCTGCTCAAGGCCGAGGCATCGCACGGCGCATGTGTGAGCATTCGCTTGATTATGCGCGAGAACGCGGTTTCCGCGCCATGCAGTTTAATTTCGTTGTCAGCACAAACGAGCAGGCGGTGCGCCTTTGGCAATCTCTCGGCTTCGACATCGTCGGTCGCTTGCAGCTCGCGTTTCGGCGCCCTTCCGGAAGTTACGTCGACGCGTTTGTAATGTTCAGGGCTCTTTAG
- a CDS encoding GlxA family transcriptional regulator codes for MDKAIRPLRVGFILTNNFTLTALSNFVDVLRLAADDGDNSRPIRCQWHIMSHNDEPVRSSSGLLMYPTSRLINAAELDYVVVVGGLLHRGPQIDDKTRKYLLAAAETNVDLIGVCTGSFVLWRLGLLHQRKCCISWYHYRDFLEEFGETLPVADQLFVIDGKRITCSGGIGVAYLAAHIVELRMGLSSAQKALHIMQIDRMKPGSTAQSAPPTAFIGEDSRISRALLIMEQNLSSPLSIAKLAAKVHLSTRQLERLFKEETGQSPQTAYLRLRLKHARWMMKTDLTLAAIAAETGFVDGSHLSKAFKAAFGSNPSEERRRQNEAPMDLEVRAQGRRVFDPA; via the coding sequence ATGGACAAAGCGATCCGACCTCTTCGCGTTGGCTTTATCCTGACCAATAATTTTACGCTGACAGCACTGTCGAATTTTGTCGACGTCCTTCGTCTTGCGGCAGATGACGGAGACAACAGTCGACCGATCCGGTGTCAGTGGCATATCATGTCACACAACGATGAACCTGTCCGATCGAGCAGCGGTTTGCTGATGTATCCGACATCCAGATTAATCAACGCGGCGGAGCTGGACTATGTGGTCGTCGTGGGAGGACTGCTTCATCGAGGCCCTCAAATCGACGACAAAACCAGGAAGTACCTGCTCGCGGCGGCGGAAACCAATGTTGATTTGATAGGCGTCTGTACCGGAAGTTTTGTTCTCTGGCGCCTCGGTCTCCTTCACCAAAGAAAATGTTGCATCAGCTGGTATCACTACCGTGATTTCTTGGAAGAGTTTGGCGAGACGCTGCCGGTTGCAGATCAACTCTTCGTCATAGATGGAAAGCGCATAACATGCTCGGGAGGGATTGGCGTCGCCTATCTCGCTGCCCACATTGTCGAGCTTCGGATGGGATTGTCCAGCGCTCAGAAGGCCCTTCATATCATGCAGATCGACAGAATGAAGCCTGGATCAACGGCTCAGTCGGCGCCGCCTACGGCATTTATCGGCGAGGATAGCCGCATTTCCCGGGCACTTCTTATCATGGAGCAGAATCTATCCTCCCCTCTGTCAATCGCCAAACTGGCCGCCAAGGTGCACCTGAGCACACGTCAACTGGAACGGTTGTTCAAGGAAGAGACTGGACAATCGCCTCAGACGGCCTACCTTCGTCTAAGGCTGAAGCACGCACGCTGGATGATGAAGACGGATCTGACGCTTGCCGCGATCGCCGCGGAAACCGGCTTCGTCGATGGATCTCATCTCAGCAAAGCGTTCAAGGCCGCCTTCGGATCGAATCCATCAGAGGAGCGCCGGAGACAAAACGAAGCGCCTATGGATCTTGAAGTCAGAGCGCAGGGGCGTCGTGTCTTCGACCCTGCCTGA
- a CDS encoding ABC transporter substrate-binding protein has product MGYQISRRGLLAGTIGAVATMAATRGVRAEGGQIVVADWGGDWNDRAVQFLEAPYVEKAGYTVVRDLDGFDQRRTKIIASRRLPRAPMDVAHMDDATAFELNALDALDKIDETAVPRLKDVIPLLRTPTFVPWQYSAWIIGYNPSKLKDGPKSFGDLWDPKYKGIIGLSNEHWFHHMECAALKIGKSLDNMDAEAVKASMMEWKKAASPRIYPNHLQIEQALKNEEILIAPEYKARILQFASDGVNVVSSYPAEGGITIIFGLVMPKKGPNPDGGKFYCNALLDPDGLAALVQKSFYSPANTKSVLPEAAAKQIAFTPNEQKALHNRPHAFWLKNRSDLLDWWNKEFKS; this is encoded by the coding sequence ATGGGCTACCAAATCAGTCGGCGAGGGCTTCTCGCTGGTACGATCGGTGCAGTGGCGACGATGGCCGCGACGCGCGGTGTACGGGCGGAAGGCGGCCAGATCGTCGTCGCGGATTGGGGTGGCGACTGGAATGATCGCGCCGTCCAATTCCTGGAAGCTCCTTATGTCGAGAAGGCAGGCTACACTGTCGTCCGCGATCTCGACGGTTTTGATCAGCGGCGAACGAAAATCATCGCGAGCCGCAGGCTGCCGCGCGCGCCGATGGACGTCGCCCATATGGACGATGCGACCGCGTTTGAACTGAACGCTCTGGATGCGCTCGACAAGATCGACGAGACGGCGGTCCCGCGACTGAAAGATGTCATCCCTCTTTTGAGAACGCCAACGTTCGTACCCTGGCAGTACAGCGCTTGGATCATTGGCTACAATCCCAGCAAGCTGAAGGATGGACCGAAGAGCTTTGGTGATCTCTGGGACCCGAAATACAAGGGCATCATCGGCCTGAGCAACGAGCACTGGTTCCATCACATGGAGTGCGCAGCGCTCAAAATCGGAAAGTCGCTCGACAATATGGATGCCGAGGCCGTGAAGGCCAGCATGATGGAGTGGAAGAAGGCGGCCAGCCCGCGCATCTACCCCAATCATCTCCAGATCGAACAGGCGCTGAAGAATGAAGAGATTTTGATCGCGCCGGAGTACAAGGCGCGGATCTTGCAGTTCGCTTCGGATGGAGTGAATGTCGTTTCTTCGTATCCCGCCGAAGGGGGCATCACCATTATTTTCGGCCTGGTCATGCCCAAAAAAGGCCCCAACCCCGATGGTGGCAAGTTCTACTGCAATGCTCTTCTCGATCCGGATGGCCTGGCAGCATTGGTTCAAAAATCGTTCTATTCGCCGGCGAATACGAAATCGGTGCTGCCAGAAGCGGCCGCAAAACAGATCGCGTTCACTCCCAACGAGCAGAAGGCTCTGCACAACCGGCCGCACGCCTTCTGGCTGAAGAACCGTAGCGACCTTCTTGATTGGTGGAATAAAGAGTTCAAGAGCTGA